DNA sequence from the Coffea arabica cultivar ET-39 chromosome 11c, Coffea Arabica ET-39 HiFi, whole genome shotgun sequence genome:
AATGAGATTCACAATCTGgaaaatcatttttatttttttttataatctccCCGCAATTTACAATGAGTTCAGAGTGCTACCTTTGGTCAATTTAGAAGAATTTCCATAAAGTCATAAAATATCACATAAGCATTTTCAGAAGTAATGTGACAATCTTTTTAAAACGGCATTGTGTGTCACTTGTCACCCGTTTCGATGTTCCATTGCCATTGGATGCATTTCTAAGGCCTCGCTTGAATAGTTAAATTAAtttatgtttcttttttctcaagccctaaatataaatttaaaataacctAATCAACAATATAAAGCAAACAATTTAGTAGAGTGAAATGAAAAGAACTCTGAAACACATAATGTAGTCATAATCGGCGTTTTACAAcgcctttttttattttttcaattttttttcttttttttgggttttttgttttgactttgatgtacccctaactattacacatagataaaaaggaaagagagaaatTTACTACATAAGACCCTATGTAGCACGAAAAAACAAAGTAGACCCTGCACTGAAAACATTAGCAGACACAACTACTGATAATCATAGACTGAATGGacaccattttattttgtttttcctttttttcaatttttttttcttttattgcgGTACCAAACGACTGAAGGATGATGGTAATGAGTGCATCCACCCTAATTAGGGCGAATTTCGATGCCCTTGATAATAATGCCAGACTTCCAGATTGTATCACTGGTTTGAAAAATCCTAGCTTCTACCGTGGAACTTCTTCCGCGGTTGTTGACGAAGTCACCCAAGTTCAATTCCTTCCATCCATCACTACGGGTTTGAGGATATATGCCCGGATCCTTCGAATCTTGTGACTTGTCAATGAACACACTATAGCCTTCGTCATCAGTTCCCTTAGCCTTTTCTTCAGTAAATCTAACCGATGCAGTTGCTTTTTCAAGTCCCTTTGGCTTGGCATTAAGTTTGAACACGAGATATGTCAAATAGGAACTGCCCCTTGGGAGGTCCCTAGCAGGCACACTGGTTCGAATGTCAAACCAGCAAACTTCAACAAGCTCGGCAACCTCGAAGCTGTACAAAGGCATTAAAATCAGTTTAGGATAATCTTCGAAAGTCATCAACTAACTAAAGGGAGAAAGTGAGATAATAATATAAATGCAATAGGACTATATACAGGACGGGTATGTGTGAAGTAAGTTCAGGAGGTTTACCCAGAAGGTACATCAGTGTACCACTTCCAATAGCGTGTATCATTACCGTGATAAATCACTAGATCCCTCGCGTTGATGGTGTAAGCCTGTGATGGAAAATTGAGCATCGACAAGTTAATTAATCTTTAAagtcaaaataacaaaagactgATGAGTAGTTCTCGCATTGATACAAACTAATAACGACTGTTATAGCTAGTTATATACCATGTTGAATAGATGCAGCTCTGGAGTAGTGTTGGAAGGACTGTACGTTTTGTGGAATGAGGGATTGAAGATTGCGGGAATGGATATTTATAGGCCTATCTGATTAACTGACGTTTGCAGATATTTCCAATCTTACCTCATCAGAGATGTGTAAAAACGTGTTTCGTGCTGGTGTGAAGGTCAGATGCTGATGTGAATGAGGGTGGCCTTTCACAAAACCACAAATATGAGTATATGACCAAGTACTAAGCTATACGCTCCGCCACTTGAAAGTGTATCCAACCAACCTTAGTGTCAACAGTCATATATCTTTAGCATAGTCAGCTGTATCAATATACACTATTCTTTTCCTAATGAATTCACCTTTCTCTTTGTAGCGCTGAATACATTTGGCTAATTCTCGTTTTGATATTTCACCTGATTATAAATTATGATTTTAAATAATGTGTTTTTCTTGtgttctagttttcttttttgtctaGATCTTGAATTTTTCACAATCGGAAAAAGCTACGATCTTGAATCTATCAAAGATCAAACAGCTCTATCCGAATCCAATTATTCTCTGCCATCTCTTTCTACGGTCAATTTTTGTAAAAACCATAGCGAATGCTTATGGGAAAGTCTTCTTTGCATGTCTGAGGATTGGGTTAATTACATctacctcccctgagatttggGCAAACTATGAATTAGTCCCTAACATTTGGCCAAATTACAAAACAGACCTTCAAACTCACGAATCTATAACAGCTACCCCCTTGTCGTTAGTCAGAAGACGTTTGACCATTCATTTGTATGACCTCAACAAATGGTATGTAGTGAAGGTAACAAAGTACCCACTATTAAaactcatcttttcttttgttcttttattttttgtcttctACTGCCTTTGTATTGTCgccggaaaaaaaaatttcaactatAACAGGGGAAGCACAAATGGTCGCCGGCAACCATGGCAGCCTGCCTCCACCACTTTCAATAACTAAGGTTAGTGATGTTATCCGTCTAACTTGTATTTTGTCTAGAAATCTATTTTCATCATGAAAATTGGCAAAAATTGATCAAAGAACAACCACATAGAATGAAAACCGTGGTTGTTCCTACTCTTCATCTTACTGAATAacaattaaaaattacaaaattcataCCAAAATGATCATGAGAAGAATATGggtattagaaaaaaaaaatcattg
Encoded proteins:
- the LOC113715628 gene encoding F-box protein At2g02240-like, with amino-acid sequence MAYTINARDLVIYHGNDTRYWKWYTDVPSGFEVAELVEVCWFDIRTSVPARDLPRGSSYLTYLVFKLNAKPKGLEKATASVRFTEEKAKGTDDEGYSVFIDKSQDSKDPGIYPQTRSDGWKELNLGDFVNNRGRSSTVEARIFQTSDTIWKSGIIIKGIEIRPN